The Acomys russatus chromosome 3, mAcoRus1.1, whole genome shotgun sequence genome has a window encoding:
- the LOC127187227 gene encoding olfactory receptor 10G3 gives MERVNYTLLTEFILTGVPHPPRLRTFLFVFFLLIYILTQLGNLLILITVCADTQLHARPMYIFLGALSIIDMGISTIIVPRLMMNFTPGIKPISFGGCVTQLYFYHFLGSSQCFLYTTMAYDRYLAICQPLRYPVLMSAKLSTLLVAGAWVAGAIHGAIQAILTFRLPYCGPNQVDYFFCDIPAVLKLACADTTANELVTFVDIGVVVASCFSLILLSYICIVRAILRIRTADGRQRAFSTCGAHVTMVTVYYVPCAFIYLRPDSHSILDGAAALFPTAITPFLNPLIYTLRNQEVKMALRRMVGGQRSKSEI, from the coding sequence ATGGAAAGAGTCAACTACACACTCTTGACTGAGTTCATCCTCACGGGCGTCCCCCACCCTCCCAGGCTGAGGACATTCCTGTTTGTGTTCTTTCTGCTGATCTACATCCTGACTCAGCTGGGGAACCTGCTCATCCTCATCACGGTCTGTGCAGACACGCAGCTCCATGCTCGCCCCATGTACATCTTCCTCGGTGCTCTCTCCATCATCGACATGGGCATCTCAACCATCATTGTCCCCCGCCTCATGATGAACTTCACTCCAGGCATTAAACCCATCTCATTTGGGGGCTGTGTGACTCAACTTTATTTCTATCACTTTCTGGGAAGCTCCCAGTGTTTCCTCTACACCACGATGGCCTATGACAGGTACCTGGCAATATGTCAGCCCCTGCGTTACCCAGTTCTCATGTCTGCTAAGCTGAGTACCTTGCTGGTGGCTGGGGCTTGGGTGGCTGGAGCAATCCACGGAGCAATCCAGGCCATTCTAACCTTCCGCTTACCCTACTGTGGTCCCAACCAAGTAGATTACTTCTTCTGTGACATCCCCGCAGTGTTGAAACTGGCCTGTGCTGACACCACAGCCAATGAGCTGGTGACCTTTGTGGACATTGGAGTGGTGGTTGCCAGCTGCTTCTCCCTGATCCTTCTCTCATACATCTGCATCGTCCGGGCCATCCTGAGAATCCGCACGGCTGACGGGCGGCAGAGGGCCTTCTCAACGTGTGGAGCCCACGTCACCATGGTTACCGTGTACTATGTGCCCTGTGCCTTCATCTACCTGAGACCTGATAGCCACAGCATCCTGGATGGGGCGGCTGCTCTCTTCCCCACAGCCATCACGCCTTTCCTCAACCCCCTCATCTACACTCTGAGGAACCAGGAGGTGAAGATGGCCTTGAGGAGAATGGTAGGAGGCCAAAGGAGCAAGAGTGAGATCTGA